A genomic region of Microcoleus sp. FACHB-831 contains the following coding sequences:
- a CDS encoding TldD/PmbA family protein, which produces MHPSTLLLSKELPTLKYTSTTERFDASWEAPLATLLGLGRAAGAGFIEFFLERVNYISCLAEDDTITSISPRLSTGAGVRVFLGKADAYVSTNDLTFSGLKSALEKGLSILGLQLPAANSYIPEINLEPLRDYAILKGKEAWLPECSSMREMGEVLLDANGNLKQKASHAQSRRAVYFRDWQEVLVASSDGTFARDIRLTQSVGYNLLCADGANRSSIGKRDGDTSNPEFLRGWDYESSAEEVAIAAGKMLYADYVESGTYPIIMANHFGGVIFHEACGHLLETTQIERDTTPFADKKGEKIAHENLTAWDEGRSTSAFGTIDMDDEGMPAQRTLLIEKGILKNFIADRAGSLRTGHPRTGSGRRQNYTFAAASRMRNTYIGTGDYSNEDLFASVDKGIYCKKMGGGSVGATGQFNFAVDEAYLIENGKLTKPLKGATLIGEAKEIMNKISMCSQDLGLAAGFCGSVSGSVYVTVGQPHIKVDSITVGGR; this is translated from the coding sequence ATGCATCCAAGTACCCTTCTCCTCTCGAAAGAACTCCCCACCCTAAAATACACCTCTACAACAGAGCGATTCGATGCAAGCTGGGAAGCACCCCTGGCAACCCTCCTGGGATTAGGACGCGCCGCTGGTGCTGGCTTCATTGAATTCTTCTTGGAACGTGTCAATTATATTAGCTGTCTGGCGGAAGACGACACCATAACCAGCATTTCACCGCGTCTTTCAACAGGCGCTGGTGTAAGAGTATTTTTAGGTAAAGCTGATGCTTATGTCAGCACTAACGATCTTACATTTTCAGGACTGAAATCCGCTTTAGAAAAAGGTCTTTCAATTCTGGGATTGCAACTCCCTGCTGCCAATTCTTATATCCCAGAAATCAACTTAGAGCCGCTGCGAGACTACGCCATCCTCAAAGGCAAAGAAGCGTGGCTTCCTGAATGTAGCTCGATGCGAGAAATGGGAGAAGTTTTGCTAGATGCTAATGGGAATTTGAAGCAAAAAGCAAGCCACGCACAATCGAGACGCGCTGTTTATTTCCGCGATTGGCAAGAAGTTTTAGTAGCATCCAGCGATGGCACTTTTGCCCGCGATATTCGCCTTACTCAGTCTGTTGGATATAACTTGTTGTGTGCTGATGGTGCTAATCGTTCATCCATTGGTAAGCGCGATGGAGATACTAGCAACCCAGAATTTTTGAGAGGATGGGATTATGAATCGTCAGCTGAAGAAGTAGCGATCGCTGCTGGTAAAATGCTCTACGCTGATTATGTAGAATCCGGCACTTACCCCATCATCATGGCGAATCACTTCGGCGGGGTAATATTCCACGAAGCCTGCGGACACCTGCTAGAAACCACTCAAATCGAACGCGATACCACTCCCTTTGCTGATAAAAAAGGCGAAAAAATTGCCCACGAAAATCTAACAGCATGGGATGAAGGACGTTCTACCAGCGCCTTCGGTACAATCGACATGGACGATGAAGGAATGCCCGCCCAAAGAACGCTCTTAATTGAGAAAGGCATCCTCAAAAACTTCATAGCAGATAGAGCGGGTTCCCTGCGAACCGGACACCCCAGAACTGGTAGCGGTCGCCGTCAAAACTATACCTTTGCTGCTGCTTCTAGGATGCGAAATACTTACATTGGAACCGGAGATTATTCCAATGAAGATTTATTCGCATCTGTAGATAAAGGCATTTACTGCAAGAAAATGGGCGGCGGTAGCGTAGGCGCTACAGGTCAATTTAACTTTGCCGTAGACGAAGCTTATCTAATTGAAAATGGCAAACTAACAAAGCCGTTGAAGGGAGCTACGCTCATCGGTGAAGCTAAAGAAATCATGAACAAAATTTCCATGTGTTCGCAAGATTTGGGACTTGCAGCAGGCTTCTGCGGCTCCGTCAGCGGTAGCGTCTATGTGACAGTAGGACAGCCGCATATCAAAGTCGATTCTATTACCGTCGGCGGAAGATAA
- a CDS encoding TldD/PmbA family protein — translation MPNINEIANYAKTSANQLGIKKFDIYGASVDETSVQVDRGEPKQVKASNRSSVTVRVWNEDSTMGITSTTDVDPKGLELALKTAYEASFFGVKENVPDFSPEATAPIERKSEEKTPPAPVSTLIESLIKVEKELLDAHPAIAGVPYNGLSQRDLDKFYLNSDGAMRTEGGSYTSIYLYSKTEEEGKKPRSAGAFRISRSLDELDINGCLKETAEKTISHLNYEKVKSGKYLVVFSAEAFLSLLGAFSNLFNAQNILDNQSLSTPESLGKQIASPLLSVADDALHSSNIGAETFDGEGTPTRRIELITNGSLSGFIHSAGTAKRMGQNPTGHANIGAKVTVSPHFYHVFSATPAEKEYSLDNAENVILIDDLQALHAGVQALQGSFSLPFDGWIIENGKKTSIESATVAGDFLEVLKSIVFVEKEPELTPGGVCPRVWVEGLSITGE, via the coding sequence ATGCCTAATATCAACGAGATTGCCAATTATGCCAAAACGAGTGCTAATCAGCTTGGCATCAAAAAGTTCGACATCTATGGTGCATCTGTAGATGAAACCAGCGTTCAAGTAGATCGAGGCGAACCTAAACAAGTCAAAGCCTCGAATCGTTCTAGCGTAACTGTTCGTGTCTGGAATGAAGACTCTACAATGGGCATCACCAGCACTACAGATGTAGATCCAAAGGGATTAGAATTAGCATTAAAAACTGCTTACGAAGCCAGTTTTTTTGGTGTTAAAGAAAATGTTCCTGATTTTAGTCCGGAAGCTACTGCGCCAATTGAACGCAAATCTGAGGAAAAAACACCGCCTGCGCCTGTTTCAACGCTGATAGAAAGCTTGATAAAAGTTGAGAAAGAATTGCTCGACGCTCATCCAGCGATCGCGGGCGTTCCTTATAACGGTCTATCTCAACGAGATCTAGACAAATTCTACCTCAACAGCGACGGCGCCATGAGAACTGAAGGCGGTTCCTACACCTCAATCTATCTTTACAGCAAAACTGAGGAAGAAGGCAAAAAACCCCGCAGCGCTGGAGCTTTTAGAATTAGCCGCAGTCTCGATGAGCTAGATATTAATGGTTGCTTGAAAGAGACAGCAGAAAAAACAATCAGTCACTTGAACTATGAAAAAGTCAAGTCTGGTAAATATCTAGTTGTGTTTTCAGCAGAAGCGTTCCTGAGCCTACTTGGTGCATTTTCCAACCTGTTCAATGCTCAGAATATTCTGGATAATCAAAGTCTCTCAACCCCTGAGTCTTTAGGCAAGCAAATTGCTTCTCCCCTGCTTTCAGTAGCCGACGATGCGCTGCATTCCAGTAATATTGGGGCAGAAACATTTGATGGCGAAGGAACTCCAACCCGCCGAATTGAGTTAATTACAAATGGCTCTTTAAGCGGATTTATCCACAGTGCGGGAACGGCTAAAAGAATGGGGCAAAACCCGACAGGACACGCGAATATTGGCGCTAAAGTAACTGTCAGTCCGCACTTTTATCATGTGTTTTCAGCAACTCCTGCTGAAAAAGAGTACAGTCTTGATAATGCCGAAAATGTCATTTTAATAGATGACCTCCAGGCTCTCCATGCAGGCGTACAAGCGTTGCAAGGCTCGTTCTCTCTGCCATTTGATGGGTGGATAATTGAGAACGGAAAGAAGACGAGTATCGAATCGGCAACGGTGGCTGGAGACTTTTTAGAAGTCTTAAAGTCGATTGTCTTTGTCGAGAAAGAGCCTGAACTTACTCCTGGTGGTGTGTGTCCCAGAGTATGGGTTGAGGGCTTGTCCATTACTGGAGAGTAA
- a CDS encoding S1C family serine protease, with product MSSSSNESNSTLLALSNNLADAVEQAGSAVVAINGRSRFSSSGIIWRPGVIVTSDSMLRHDEDLAVTLPDNRTVSALLAGRDPGTDVAVITLQDVDLPAARIGDTSSLKVGNIVLALGRSAESGVSASMGVVSVLGGAWRSQSGGQIDQLVRLDLTLYPGFPGGPLVDTYGNVVGMNTPGPRNIVLTIPTSTVNRTVDQLLSKGRIARGYIGVGMQPVMLPDSLKTSLNLSNNGAVIAIAIEQNGPADRAGLLMGDILVAMNRIPVSDTSDVLGMLGPETIGTTISVEIIRGGAIREVAIAVGERPSSTDEDEDTGRRGGRHRGRRGHRHRGR from the coding sequence ATGTCTTCGTCATCAAATGAGAGTAATAGTACATTACTCGCCCTGTCTAATAATTTAGCCGACGCTGTAGAGCAAGCTGGTTCGGCTGTTGTGGCAATAAATGGGCGATCGCGTTTCTCCTCTAGCGGCATTATCTGGCGACCTGGGGTAATCGTCACCTCTGATAGTATGTTGAGGCACGATGAGGATCTCGCTGTCACGCTTCCCGATAATCGCACCGTTTCCGCGCTACTTGCAGGACGCGACCCCGGTACTGATGTAGCCGTCATCACGTTGCAAGATGTGGATCTACCCGCCGCAAGGATTGGCGATACGTCATCGCTTAAGGTTGGTAATATCGTACTCGCTCTAGGGCGTTCTGCTGAAAGCGGCGTCAGCGCTAGCATGGGTGTTGTCAGCGTTTTGGGTGGTGCGTGGCGCAGTCAGTCCGGCGGTCAAATTGACCAACTCGTGCGCCTGGATTTGACCCTTTACCCCGGTTTCCCTGGTGGCCCCCTAGTGGATACTTATGGCAACGTTGTAGGAATGAATACACCTGGCCCGCGCAACATAGTTTTGACTATTCCTACTTCTACGGTTAACCGCACCGTTGACCAATTGCTCTCAAAGGGACGCATTGCACGGGGATACATTGGCGTAGGGATGCAGCCAGTGATGTTGCCCGATTCTCTCAAAACTAGCCTGAATTTATCTAATAATGGTGCGGTTATTGCGATCGCCATCGAGCAAAATGGCCCTGCGGATCGCGCTGGTTTGCTTATGGGCGACATACTTGTAGCAATGAATCGCATCCCGGTCAGCGATACGAGTGACGTGCTGGGGATGTTAGGCCCAGAAACTATAGGCACGACAATATCAGTGGAGATTATTCGCGGTGGTGCTATTCGTGAAGTAGCGATCGCAGTAGGCGAACGTCCCAGCAGCACAGATGAAGATGAGGATACTGGTAGACGCGGAGGTAGACACAGAGGGAGACGCGGACACAGGCACAGAGGGAGATAA
- a CDS encoding DNA-binding response regulator, producing MISVAVSSPDLIVRAGLESILRSHPDIAVITSQGEDYAPDVLLLQHSAQDYENLSDLLYSALAPPPAIVILTDNLHNDLAESALRSGVRAVLPRSATPDEILATVEAAAAGLIVLHPDVIDVLLPPITSRTLPSSPTQALTAREIEVLGMLAEGLGNKTIARRLSISEHTVKFHVSSIFQKLNASSRTEAALLGARLGLILL from the coding sequence ATGATTTCCGTAGCGGTGAGCAGTCCCGACTTAATTGTGCGTGCCGGGTTAGAGAGCATACTGCGATCGCATCCCGATATTGCAGTTATAACCAGTCAAGGTGAAGATTATGCCCCTGACGTGCTGTTGCTACAGCATAGCGCCCAGGACTACGAAAATCTGTCGGATCTGCTCTATAGCGCTCTTGCACCACCCCCAGCGATCGTCATCTTAACTGACAACTTGCACAACGATTTAGCCGAATCTGCGTTGCGTTCTGGAGTACGGGCAGTATTGCCACGCTCTGCCACACCAGACGAAATTCTAGCAACAGTCGAAGCTGCTGCCGCCGGACTAATAGTGCTGCATCCCGATGTCATTGATGTTCTACTGCCTCCCATTACCTCAAGGACGCTGCCTAGTTCCCCAACTCAGGCACTAACTGCACGCGAAATTGAGGTGCTGGGGATGCTTGCCGAAGGGCTGGGCAATAAAACTATAGCGCGGCGCTTGAGCATCTCCGAGCATACCGTCAAGTTCCACGTCAGTTCCATCTTTCAGAAACTAAACGCATCTAGCCGCACCGAGGCGGCTCTGCTAGGCGCGAGGTTGGGTTTAATTTTGCTGTGA
- a CDS encoding ATP-dependent Clp protease ATP-binding subunit: MFEHLTDKAVKAIMLSQEEARRLGHNFVGTEQVLLGLIGEGTGVAAKVLTEMGVTLKDARKEVENIIGRGTGFVPAEIPFTPKAKRVFEQAFEQARKMGHKYIGPEHLLLGLIQEGEGVAAKVLENLGISPDDVRTAVMEMLGEGVGVSSGSNKVGGSKRAAVKTATLDEFGTNLTKMAAEGKLDPVVGREKEIERTIQILGRRTKNNPVLIGEPGVGKTAIAEGLAQRIVTKDVPDILEDKQVISLDMGSLIAGTKFRGEFEERLKTIVDEIRKAGNIILVIDEVHTLVGAGATGGSMDAANMLKPALARGELQCMGMTTLDEYRQHIEKDAALERRFQPIMVGEPTVSETVEILFGLRDRYEQHHKVTISDNALQAAATLSDRYISDRYLPDKAIDLIDEAGSRVRLMNTQPSAAGELKREMRGVIKNKEQAVKDQDFDNAGKLRDRELEIEKELKAIAENKNQPEVATTSPIVDEEDIAQIVASWTGVAVTKLTESESELLLHMEDTLHQRLIGQEEAVTAVSKALRRARVGLKNPNRPIASFIFSGPTGVGKTELAKALAAYYFGSEEAMIRLDMSEFMERHTVSKLIGSPPGYVGYDEGGQLTEAVRRKPYTVVLFDEIEKAHPDVFNMMLQLLDDGRLTDAQGRTVDFKNTLLIMTSNIGSRVIEKGAAGLGFEFSDNLAESQYNRVRTMVNEDLKQFFRPEFLNRLDDIIVFRQLNKDEVKQISDIMVREIANRLTEQGIKLEVTERFKDRVVEEGYSPAYGARSLRRAIMRLLEDSLAEAMLSGQVKDGDTAIVDVDDEGKVRVTKAEKEELILSVA; the protein is encoded by the coding sequence ATGTTTGAACATTTAACAGACAAAGCAGTAAAGGCAATAATGCTATCCCAGGAAGAAGCACGTCGCCTGGGTCACAACTTCGTGGGCACCGAGCAGGTTCTCTTGGGGTTGATCGGAGAAGGCACGGGAGTGGCTGCAAAAGTGCTGACAGAAATGGGCGTCACTCTTAAAGATGCCAGAAAAGAGGTAGAAAATATTATAGGTCGGGGTACTGGCTTCGTTCCGGCGGAAATTCCCTTCACCCCTAAAGCCAAAAGAGTTTTCGAGCAAGCCTTTGAACAAGCTCGTAAAATGGGGCACAAGTACATTGGCCCGGAACACTTGCTGCTAGGCTTAATCCAGGAAGGCGAAGGCGTCGCCGCAAAAGTGCTGGAAAACCTGGGAATTAGCCCGGATGATGTCCGCACCGCCGTGATGGAGATGCTGGGAGAGGGTGTAGGTGTTTCCTCTGGTAGCAACAAGGTTGGTGGGAGTAAGCGTGCCGCAGTTAAGACAGCAACGTTAGACGAGTTTGGCACTAATCTGACCAAAATGGCAGCAGAAGGCAAGCTCGATCCAGTTGTGGGACGCGAGAAAGAAATTGAACGCACCATCCAGATTTTAGGTCGCCGCACTAAGAACAACCCAGTCTTGATTGGGGAGCCAGGAGTTGGTAAAACTGCGATCGCTGAAGGTTTAGCGCAGCGCATTGTTACCAAAGATGTCCCCGATATCTTAGAAGACAAGCAAGTCATCAGCCTGGATATGGGTTCGCTAATTGCAGGCACTAAATTCCGGGGTGAATTTGAAGAACGCCTCAAGACAATTGTCGATGAAATTCGTAAAGCCGGAAATATCATCCTGGTAATTGATGAAGTCCACACCTTAGTTGGTGCGGGAGCAACCGGGGGTAGCATGGATGCTGCTAATATGCTTAAGCCTGCATTGGCTAGAGGCGAATTGCAGTGCATGGGAATGACAACCCTGGATGAATACCGCCAGCACATCGAGAAAGATGCAGCTTTAGAGCGTCGCTTCCAACCGATAATGGTAGGCGAACCGACAGTCAGCGAGACAGTTGAGATTTTGTTTGGCTTGCGCGATCGCTACGAGCAACACCACAAAGTCACAATTTCTGATAATGCCCTACAAGCAGCCGCTACGCTGTCAGACCGCTACATTTCAGATAGGTATTTGCCAGATAAAGCAATTGACCTAATTGATGAAGCTGGTTCTCGCGTCCGCTTGATGAATACTCAGCCTTCTGCGGCTGGGGAACTGAAGCGCGAAATGCGTGGGGTTATCAAAAATAAAGAGCAAGCTGTCAAGGATCAAGACTTTGACAATGCAGGCAAGTTACGCGATCGCGAGTTAGAAATTGAAAAAGAACTCAAAGCGATCGCTGAAAATAAAAATCAGCCCGAAGTAGCCACAACCTCTCCAATTGTTGACGAAGAAGACATCGCTCAAATCGTTGCATCTTGGACTGGAGTAGCTGTCACTAAACTTACTGAATCTGAATCCGAACTGCTGTTGCACATGGAAGATACTCTGCACCAGCGTCTCATCGGTCAAGAAGAAGCCGTAACAGCAGTCTCCAAGGCTCTCCGACGCGCACGAGTCGGCTTAAAGAACCCCAATCGCCCGATTGCTAGCTTTATCTTCTCCGGCCCGACTGGAGTTGGCAAGACTGAATTAGCTAAAGCATTAGCTGCTTACTACTTCGGTTCTGAAGAAGCCATGATTCGGCTAGATATGTCGGAATTCATGGAACGCCACACCGTCTCCAAGCTGATTGGTTCGCCTCCGGGTTACGTTGGTTATGACGAAGGCGGGCAACTAACAGAAGCGGTGCGTCGCAAGCCTTATACCGTCGTGCTGTTCGACGAAATCGAAAAAGCACACCCCGATGTCTTTAATATGATGCTGCAACTCTTGGATGACGGTCGTCTGACTGATGCCCAAGGTCGTACAGTAGACTTCAAGAACACGTTGTTGATCATGACATCGAACATCGGTTCTAGGGTTATTGAGAAAGGCGCCGCAGGTCTGGGTTTTGAATTCTCAGACAATCTGGCGGAGTCTCAGTACAACCGCGTTCGCACAATGGTGAACGAAGATCTGAAGCAATTCTTCCGTCCTGAGTTCTTAAATCGCCTCGACGATATCATCGTCTTCCGTCAGTTAAACAAGGATGAAGTTAAGCAAATTTCCGACATCATGGTGCGCGAGATTGCCAATCGCTTAACCGAACAGGGAATTAAGCTAGAAGTGACGGAAAGATTTAAAGATCGCGTAGTCGAAGAGGGATACAGTCCTGCTTATGGAGCGCGATCGCTGCGTCGAGCAATTATGCGACTCTTGGAAGATAGCCTAGCTGAAGCAATGCTATCCGGTCAAGTCAAAGATGGTGACACAGCCATTGTTGATGTCGATGACGAGGGTAAAGTTCGAGTAACGAAAGCTGAAAAGGAAGAGTTAATACTTTCAGTAGCCTAA
- a CDS encoding ATP-binding protein translates to MRLITRFSHHFRAKFSLLRSLRTRLGLAIGGIALVLSLFASLIVGHTVSDQLKVNVGDDLADVAYQMTDKLDRGMFERYRDIQIISTLNAIRDPKSSVSEQRSLLEKLQSTYTDYAWIGFTDNQGVVRASTGTLLEGKSVSQREWFIKGQKAPYVGDVHDAVKLAKLLPNTSGEPLRFVDVAVPVMDLENKPQGVLGAHLSWKWSNEIKESLLRQRTGSSKTAFNLIPNEEMFILREDGEQLLGPPGFNAQPQASALPAKSLSLASVKAAQRGLNSYMIETWPDGNTYLTGFARSAGYRNYPGLGWLVLVRQKIDVAFAPAQQIQQQILAVNLTLGALFAVLGWVVAAEITNPMLAIAAAAEKIRLGNTGVKIPVLQGKDEIANLSKSLNRLVHTLIGQEQELKASNEQLQLELVERQRAEESLRQSEEKFRQLAEHIQEVFWISDPQANEILYISPAYEQIWGSPCESVYANPESWLDAVHPEDRECANAIQLGFSKGSLEKINPQIYNIEYRIIHPDGSVRWIWSRAFPVKNAMGEVYRQVGVAQDITERKVAEETRKALEQEKQLSELKSRFIAIASHEFRTPLTAILMVTGMLEKYSEKLSEDKKHQYFSQLRSAIKRITHLLDDILILGRAEAGKLEFNPAPMDVVNFCKEIVEDLQFAAGEKYQLNFVAQCVGAEYPSATHTCLDENLLRHILTNLLSNAIKYSPEGGNVQFDLICDYKSATFRIQDRGIGIPAADKAKLFTSFYRCSNTGKISGTGLGLNIVKEAVELHGGQITVESEVGFGTTFIVTLPLQSYTKGLSEGRN, encoded by the coding sequence GTGCGTCTTATCACTAGGTTCTCACACCACTTTAGAGCCAAATTTAGTTTGCTCCGCAGCCTTAGAACCCGCTTGGGGCTAGCAATTGGGGGGATTGCGCTCGTACTTTCATTATTTGCAAGTTTAATTGTTGGACACACAGTAAGCGATCAGCTCAAAGTTAATGTAGGCGATGACCTGGCAGACGTGGCCTACCAAATGACCGATAAACTAGATCGGGGGATGTTCGAGCGCTACCGGGATATTCAAATTATCAGTACGCTTAACGCCATCCGCGATCCCAAATCATCGGTTTCCGAGCAGCGATCGCTCTTAGAAAAGCTGCAAAGCACTTATACCGACTATGCGTGGATAGGGTTTACCGATAACCAGGGCGTTGTCCGAGCCAGTACCGGGACATTGCTCGAAGGCAAAAGTGTCTCTCAACGTGAATGGTTCATCAAAGGGCAAAAAGCTCCCTATGTAGGCGATGTGCATGACGCGGTAAAACTGGCGAAGTTACTACCCAACACATCTGGCGAACCCCTGCGCTTTGTAGATGTAGCCGTCCCGGTGATGGATCTTGAAAACAAGCCACAAGGGGTACTAGGTGCCCATCTAAGCTGGAAATGGTCTAATGAAATTAAGGAATCGTTGTTGCGGCAGCGAACAGGTAGCTCTAAAACCGCATTTAATCTAATCCCTAACGAGGAGATGTTTATTCTCAGGGAAGATGGCGAGCAGTTGTTGGGGCCACCAGGGTTTAATGCTCAACCGCAAGCCTCTGCTTTGCCAGCAAAGTCTCTATCCCTCGCCAGTGTTAAAGCAGCTCAACGAGGGTTGAACAGCTATATGATTGAAACTTGGCCAGATGGTAACACCTATTTGACTGGCTTTGCCCGGAGTGCTGGCTATCGTAATTACCCTGGATTGGGGTGGTTGGTGCTAGTGCGGCAGAAAATAGATGTTGCTTTTGCTCCAGCTCAGCAGATCCAACAGCAGATATTAGCTGTAAACCTAACTTTGGGCGCGTTGTTTGCTGTCTTGGGATGGGTCGTTGCGGCTGAAATTACTAACCCCATGTTGGCGATCGCGGCGGCGGCTGAGAAAATTAGACTCGGTAACACAGGCGTTAAAATTCCGGTTTTGCAAGGCAAAGATGAAATCGCCAATCTCTCCAAGTCGCTCAACAGGCTAGTTCATACACTGATAGGGCAAGAACAAGAACTCAAAGCAAGTAACGAGCAATTGCAACTCGAACTCGTAGAACGCCAGCGTGCAGAAGAATCATTACGTCAAAGTGAAGAGAAATTTCGCCAACTTGCAGAACACATCCAAGAAGTTTTTTGGATTAGCGATCCTCAAGCCAACGAAATTCTCTATATCAGTCCTGCATATGAGCAAATATGGGGTAGCCCCTGCGAGAGCGTATACGCTAACCCGGAGTCTTGGTTAGATGCCGTACATCCAGAGGACCGGGAGTGCGCGAATGCAATTCAATTGGGCTTTAGTAAAGGTAGCCTGGAAAAAATCAATCCACAAATCTACAATATCGAGTATCGAATTATCCACCCTGATGGCTCGGTGCGCTGGATCTGGTCTCGCGCCTTTCCTGTAAAAAACGCGATGGGAGAAGTCTACCGCCAGGTTGGGGTTGCCCAAGATATCACCGAGCGCAAAGTTGCAGAAGAAACGCGCAAGGCGCTGGAACAAGAAAAACAACTCAGCGAACTTAAATCTCGGTTTATTGCGATCGCATCCCACGAGTTCAGGACTCCCCTAACTGCCATTTTGATGGTTACAGGGATGCTAGAAAAGTACAGCGAAAAACTATCTGAGGATAAAAAACATCAATATTTTTCTCAACTTAGATCTGCTATTAAACGTATAACTCACTTATTAGATGATATCCTCATACTCGGTAGAGCAGAAGCAGGCAAATTAGAATTTAATCCCGCACCCATGGATGTGGTAAATTTCTGCAAAGAAATAGTTGAAGATTTGCAATTTGCTGCGGGCGAGAAGTATCAGCTTAATTTTGTTGCTCAGTGCGTAGGCGCTGAATACCCTTCAGCAACTCATACTTGCTTAGATGAAAATTTACTGCGACACATCCTCACAAATTTACTCTCAAATGCTATTAAATATTCCCCCGAAGGCGGTAATGTTCAATTCGATTTAATTTGTGACTATAAAAGCGCGACGTTCCGCATTCAAGATCGAGGTATTGGTATTCCAGCAGCAGACAAAGCAAAGCTATTTACTTCCTTCTATAGGTGTAGCAATACAGGGAAAATTTCTGGAACCGGACTTGGGCTAAATATTGTGAAAGAAGCAGTTGAACTACACGGCGGTCAAATTACAGTAGAAAGCGAAGTTGGATTTGGTACTACGTTTATTGTCACGCTCCCGTTGCAATCTTACACTAAAGGATTAAGTGAAGGCAGGAACTAG
- a CDS encoding DHA2 family efflux MFS transporter permease subunit — MTSNTTPSNAPKPSRSPNSKWLAMLGIGLGVLMFTVDTSIVNIALPTLVQTLNTTFAAIQWVVLSYLLVVTALVLGVARLGDMLGKKRLYLGGLILFTIASLLCGLAPSVGWLIGFRALQGLGAVFISALGAAIITEVFPDSERGRALGIIGAIVSLGIALGPSLGGLIIGISGWRTIFLVNVPLGIIASFIIVRVIPSSARSNVKQRFDLLGSLLITVTLVFFALGMTYGQTHGFSSGITLTLLGFTAITLVAFLALEARLEQPTLDLRIFRNLQFSLSLLMGLLVFIVIAGVIFILPFFLELVKHYPTQQVGLLLAVSPVLGGIIAPISGTLSDRFGPRIISLIGLMLMVTGCFLLSTLDAQMTDLGYILRVAPFGIGLGMFQSPNNSAIMGGVPRERLGIASGLLSLSRTLGQTAGLPLLAALFATLTLTRANLAPNIDVTAAPVEALVYGTQGAFRASALILCAAAVLTAFVWRIESRQRHLSR, encoded by the coding sequence ATGACAAGCAACACAACGCCATCTAATGCTCCAAAACCCTCGCGATCGCCAAACAGCAAATGGTTGGCCATGCTGGGTATCGGGCTGGGCGTACTAATGTTTACCGTCGATACCAGCATCGTCAACATCGCCCTTCCCACCTTGGTGCAAACCCTCAACACCACCTTCGCAGCGATCCAATGGGTTGTATTGAGCTATCTGCTCGTTGTCACCGCCTTAGTTCTTGGTGTGGCGAGATTGGGCGATATGTTAGGCAAAAAGCGGTTATACCTTGGCGGCTTAATATTATTTACAATCGCTTCCCTCCTGTGCGGACTTGCACCCTCTGTTGGCTGGCTGATTGGCTTTCGCGCACTCCAAGGACTAGGCGCAGTATTTATTTCCGCACTGGGAGCCGCGATTATCACTGAAGTCTTCCCCGACTCCGAACGCGGACGAGCATTAGGAATTATCGGCGCGATCGTTTCGCTGGGAATCGCCTTGGGGCCGTCATTGGGTGGGTTAATAATTGGAATATCAGGCTGGCGCACTATCTTCTTAGTTAATGTGCCGCTTGGTATAATCGCAAGTTTCATCATTGTCCGTGTCATACCTTCATCTGCGAGGAGCAATGTCAAACAACGCTTTGATTTGCTTGGGTCGCTGCTAATAACTGTGACGTTGGTTTTTTTCGCGCTTGGCATGACCTACGGGCAGACGCACGGATTCAGCAGTGGAATAACGCTAACTCTGCTTGGCTTTACTGCGATTACCTTGGTAGCTTTTTTAGCACTAGAAGCCCGCTTAGAACAGCCCACACTTGACCTGCGGATTTTTCGCAACCTTCAATTTAGCCTCAGCTTGTTGATGGGATTGTTGGTGTTTATTGTGATTGCAGGAGTAATTTTTATCCTGCCATTCTTCCTAGAGTTGGTTAAGCACTACCCGACGCAGCAAGTAGGTTTGCTGCTGGCAGTGTCGCCTGTTTTGGGTGGAATTATTGCACCCATCTCCGGCACTTTGTCCGACCGTTTTGGCCCGCGTATCATCAGCTTAATCGGGCTGATGTTGATGGTAACTGGGTGCTTTTTGCTGAGTACCTTGGATGCCCAGATGACCGATCTAGGTTATATTTTGCGGGTTGCGCCTTTTGGAATTGGGCTGGGGATGTTCCAGTCGCCCAACAACAGCGCCATTATGGGAGGAGTGCCAAGAGAGAGACTGGGTATTGCTTCGGGTTTGCTGTCTTTGTCGCGCACGTTGGGACAGACGGCGGGTTTGCCGCTGCTGGCTGCTTTGTTTGCGACGTTGACACTGACTAGAGCTAATCTTGCACCTAACATCGATGTTACGGCTGCACCCGTTGAGGCGTTGGTTTATGGGACGCAGGGCGCTTTTCGCGCTTCGGCGCTGATCCTGTGTGCGGCTGCTGTGCTGACTGCGTTTGTCTGGAGGATAGAGAGCAGACAGCGCCACCTTTCTAGGTAG